In the Aromatoleum bremense genome, one interval contains:
- a CDS encoding M14 family metallopeptidase: MKISHNFDAGAIEVVSIANPQDIRLRLRADNAANLHQWFYFRLHGAAGRPLRMTFENAGDAAFAEGWPGYRCVASYDRRNWFRVASTAYENGQLIVEHTPERNSIYYAYFEPYSHERHLDLLGWAEMSAFAQIDTLGTTVEGRDIDRIVVGRASPGRRPVWIIARQHPGETMAEWFVEGLLERLLDAADPVARKIREQAVLHIVPNMNPDGAVHGNLRTNAAGRNLNREWRAPDPVASPEVFCVREAMEASGCDLFLDIHGDESLPYVFFSTAEEVPGFTAEMAQQQARLVAALAAASPDFQTRHGYKSGRFGDELLTLASKWVAHRFGCVSLTLEMPFKDNANLPDGLTGWSGARSKRLGGAMLNAILAHLEG, encoded by the coding sequence ATGAAAATCAGCCACAACTTCGACGCCGGCGCCATCGAGGTCGTCAGCATCGCCAACCCGCAGGACATCCGCCTGCGGCTGCGCGCGGACAATGCGGCGAACCTGCACCAGTGGTTCTATTTCCGCCTGCACGGCGCCGCGGGCCGGCCGCTTCGCATGACGTTCGAGAACGCGGGCGACGCGGCCTTTGCCGAAGGCTGGCCGGGCTATCGCTGCGTCGCCTCGTACGACCGGCGCAACTGGTTCCGCGTCGCGAGTACGGCGTACGAGAACGGCCAGTTGATCGTCGAGCACACACCCGAGCGCAACAGCATCTACTACGCGTATTTCGAGCCGTACTCGCACGAACGCCACCTGGATCTGCTCGGCTGGGCCGAGATGTCCGCGTTCGCGCAGATAGACACGCTCGGCACGACGGTCGAAGGGCGCGACATCGACCGTATCGTTGTCGGGCGGGCGAGCCCGGGGCGCCGGCCGGTGTGGATCATCGCCCGACAGCATCCTGGCGAAACGATGGCCGAATGGTTCGTCGAAGGCCTGCTCGAGCGCCTGCTCGACGCCGCCGACCCGGTCGCGCGCAAGATCCGCGAACAGGCCGTGCTGCACATCGTGCCCAACATGAATCCCGACGGCGCCGTTCATGGCAACCTGCGCACCAACGCGGCCGGCCGCAACCTGAACCGCGAATGGCGCGCGCCCGACCCGGTTGCGAGTCCCGAAGTGTTCTGCGTGCGCGAAGCGATGGAGGCGAGCGGTTGCGATCTCTTCCTCGACATCCACGGCGACGAGTCGCTGCCCTATGTGTTTTTCTCGACCGCCGAGGAAGTGCCCGGCTTCACCGCCGAGATGGCGCAGCAGCAGGCGCGCCTCGTTGCCGCCCTGGCCGCGGCGAGCCCGGATTTCCAGACGCGGCACGGCTACAAGTCCGGCCGGTTCGGCGACGAACTGCTGACGCTGGCAAGCAAGTGGGTCGCGCACCGCTTCGGCTGCGTGTCGCTGACGCTGGAGATGCCGTTCAAGGACAACGCCAACCTCCCCGACGGCCTCACCGGCTGGAGCGGCGCGCGCAGCAAGCGGCTGGGCGGCGCAATGCTCAACGCGATCCTCGCGCATCTGGAGGGCTGA
- a CDS encoding DUF433 domain-containing protein, which produces MGQLDRISQEPGVMGGKACIRGMRVTVGMVVGQIGAGHSVDEILADYPYLEREDIMQALRYAAWRAEEREVVLASA; this is translated from the coding sequence ATGGGACAGCTTGATCGGATCAGCCAGGAGCCCGGCGTGATGGGCGGCAAAGCGTGCATCCGGGGCATGCGTGTCACGGTCGGCATGGTCGTGGGACAGATCGGCGCAGGGCATAGCGTCGACGAGATCCTTGCCGATTACCCCTACCTCGAACGTGAGGACATCATGCAGGCGCTTCGTTACGCCGCATGGCGGGCCGAAGAGCGCGAGGTCGTGCTGGCCTCCGCATGA
- a CDS encoding DUF5615 family PIN-like protein, producing MKLLVDMNLSPRWIGVLGDAGFEAVHWTSLGAKNAPDSEIMAYAKAADYVVLTHDLDFGAILAATHGEKPSVVRRMSARTQSASRLSSPCDR from the coding sequence ATGAAGCTGCTCGTCGATATGAATCTGTCGCCGCGCTGGATCGGGGTGCTGGGCGATGCAGGATTCGAAGCGGTGCACTGGACTTCGCTGGGGGCGAAGAACGCCCCGGACTCGGAAATCATGGCCTACGCCAAAGCCGCCGATTACGTGGTGCTCACCCACGATCTGGATTTCGGCGCGATCCTCGCCGCTACGCACGGCGAGAAGCCGAGTGTCGTGCGGAGGATGTCAGCCCGGACGCAATCGGCGAGCAGATTATCGTCGCCCTGCGACAGATGA
- a CDS encoding GIY-YIG nuclease family protein, with product MKKLWRKLWGRPLTDAGHVYYVRLNTSQGILYKLGFTTRGSVKERFSYAGFGDEKLIDKIFFFAYRQDAYLIEQKLHKHFKKCLAFGQYSNDPNLPLCNRGQGELYRSDILGLDDELYVEEVAIRHEAAKNDLEGCLMILLILVGVVGVPLGGWGIPVLLGAGFWYFIASSKEAHQQIVSAGVRRKPDHPVPIGELIDALSRSREGKYPQ from the coding sequence ATGAAGAAGTTATGGAGAAAACTCTGGGGTAGGCCATTAACTGATGCTGGGCACGTGTATTACGTCAGACTGAATACTTCGCAAGGAATACTTTACAAACTTGGATTTACAACCCGAGGTTCTGTAAAGGAGCGATTTTCGTACGCTGGCTTCGGTGATGAAAAGCTCATCGACAAGATATTTTTCTTTGCCTACAGACAGGATGCCTATTTGATAGAGCAGAAGCTTCACAAGCACTTTAAAAAATGTCTTGCGTTTGGCCAGTACAGCAATGACCCAAATTTGCCTCTCTGCAACCGTGGGCAGGGTGAGTTGTATCGGTCCGACATTCTCGGTCTAGACGACGAATTGTACGTCGAAGAGGTAGCGATCCGTCATGAAGCAGCTAAGAATGATCTTGAAGGCTGCCTAATGATATTGCTAATTCTGGTCGGAGTTGTCGGCGTGCCTCTTGGTGGCTGGGGTATCCCTGTGCTTCTTGGAGCCGGCTTTTGGTATTTTATTGCCAGCAGCAAGGAAGCTCATCAGCAAATTGTGAGCGCTGGGGTCCGCCGTAAACCAGACCATCCCGTTCCGATAGGCGAATTGATCGATGCGCTCTCCAGATCGAGAGAAGGGAAGTATCCGCAGTGA
- a CDS encoding type II toxin-antitoxin system HicA family toxin, which produces MNTKQRKTLQAIFTKPTSSSIVFSDIEALIIGLGGEVHEREGSRVKILLKGEQWRCHRPHPGKEAKRYQVEEARELLERVGVKP; this is translated from the coding sequence GTGAACACCAAGCAACGCAAAACCCTGCAGGCCATCTTCACCAAGCCAACGTCCTCATCGATTGTCTTCTCCGACATCGAGGCACTGATCATCGGTCTTGGTGGTGAAGTCCATGAGCGAGAAGGCTCTCGCGTCAAGATCCTTCTCAAGGGTGAGCAGTGGCGTTGCCATCGCCCTCACCCTGGCAAAGAGGCCAAGCGTTACCAAGTCGAAGAGGCCCGAGAATTGCTGGAACGAGTAGGAGTAAAACCATGA
- a CDS encoding type II toxin-antitoxin system HicB family antitoxin, with amino-acid sequence MNTMTHKGYTARIEFDERDNIFVGRVLGLRVMISFHGETVAELHEAFAGAIEDFLSDCKEQGVKPEKPASGKLMLRVPPEVHGAALVAAQASGKSLNQWATEVIQRASRAY; translated from the coding sequence ATGAACACCATGACCCACAAAGGCTATACAGCCCGCATCGAGTTCGACGAACGCGACAACATTTTTGTCGGTCGCGTACTTGGCCTGCGCGTCATGATCAGCTTCCATGGTGAAACTGTGGCTGAACTGCATGAGGCATTCGCTGGCGCCATCGAGGACTTTCTTTCCGATTGCAAGGAACAAGGGGTCAAGCCAGAAAAGCCTGCCTCCGGCAAGCTCATGCTGCGCGTTCCGCCAGAAGTCCATGGTGCGGCACTCGTCGCTGCTCAAGCTTCGGGCAAGAGCCTGAATCAGTGGGCAACGGAGGTTATTCAGCGCGCATCCCGTGCGTATTGA
- a CDS encoding HAD family hydrolase: protein MWEKCVIARLDTVFLSNELETHDGRLTGRVRGAIVDGAAKAAHLRHARERLGLKADQVIAAGDGANDIPMLTEAGFAVAYRAKPVLRTVADCRLDHVGLDGLLNLFT, encoded by the coding sequence ATGTGGGAAAAATGCGTGATTGCAAGACTTGACACTGTGTTTCTCTCGAACGAACTGGAAACGCACGACGGCCGCCTCACCGGCCGGGTGCGGGGCGCGATCGTCGACGGCGCCGCGAAAGCCGCGCATCTGCGTCACGCGCGCGAGCGCCTGGGCCTGAAAGCCGACCAGGTGATCGCCGCCGGCGACGGCGCCAACGATATCCCGATGCTGACCGAAGCAGGCTTCGCCGTCGCCTACCGCGCGAAGCCCGTGCTGCGCACCGTCGCCGACTGCCGCCTCGACCACGTCGGGCTGGACGGGCTGCTGAACCTCTTCACGTAG
- a CDS encoding EthD family reductase, giving the protein MPPQSADTIMEDRVVIKVSVFYPYTPDNRFDFTYYCNEHIPMVKDRLGDACQGIAVDRGVSAEAPDSEPLYAAVCHLFFNSVEEFGAAFAPHEKEIMEDIPNYTDIKPVIQISKVLINARRSETGPFHLHLPDTTA; this is encoded by the coding sequence GTGCCCCCGCAATCCGCCGACACCATTATGGAGGACCGCGTCGTGATCAAGGTGAGCGTTTTCTATCCCTACACCCCGGACAACCGCTTCGACTTCACCTATTACTGCAACGAACACATACCGATGGTGAAGGACAGGCTCGGCGACGCCTGCCAGGGCATCGCCGTCGACCGCGGCGTCTCCGCCGAGGCGCCCGACTCGGAGCCGCTCTACGCGGCCGTCTGCCATCTCTTCTTCAATTCGGTCGAAGAATTCGGTGCCGCCTTCGCGCCGCACGAGAAAGAGATCATGGAGGACATCCCCAACTACACGGACATCAAGCCGGTGATCCAGATCAGCAAGGTGCTGATCAATGCACGCCGCAGCGAGACCGGCCCCTTCCACCTGCACCTACCCGACACGACCGCGTGA
- a CDS encoding type II toxin-antitoxin system RelE/ParE family toxin has product MKVVWTTEAQQDRADVWDYIAADNPQAAARMDELFSDAAARLTMHPMFGRPGKIPGTRELIPHDSYRLVYEIDGETVWILTLVHTARQWPPVRD; this is encoded by the coding sequence GTGAAGGTCGTCTGGACCACAGAGGCACAGCAGGACCGCGCCGACGTATGGGATTACATCGCGGCCGACAACCCGCAGGCGGCGGCGAGGATGGATGAACTGTTCAGCGACGCGGCGGCCCGCCTGACCATGCATCCCATGTTCGGACGGCCGGGGAAGATACCCGGCACCCGCGAGCTGATCCCGCACGACAGTTATCGACTGGTGTACGAGATCGACGGCGAAACGGTGTGGATCCTGACTTTGGTCCATACGGCCCGCCAGTGGCCGCCCGTGCGCGATTGA
- a CDS encoding antitoxin of toxin-antitoxin stability system has product MSKQAVFTMKLEAELRDEFMAEAEAAHRPASQVLRELMREFVQRQREAREYDEFLHRKVEAGRASMRAGQGRSNDEIEAEFAARRADVANRA; this is encoded by the coding sequence ATGTCGAAACAAGCCGTTTTCACTATGAAGCTGGAGGCCGAGTTGCGCGACGAGTTCATGGCCGAGGCCGAGGCTGCCCACCGTCCGGCGTCGCAGGTACTGCGCGAGCTGATGCGCGAATTCGTTCAACGCCAGCGCGAGGCGCGCGAATACGACGAGTTCCTGCACCGCAAGGTGGAGGCCGGTCGGGCTTCGATGCGGGCCGGTCAGGGCCGATCGAACGATGAGATCGAGGCGGAGTTCGCTGCCCGGCGCGCCGATGTGGCCAACCGGGCGTGA
- the serB gene encoding phosphoserine phosphatase SerB, with protein MNLVVQGEDVDSVALKNLAKTTGASAIEQITAQAFRLVAGHDSEQVDSLCAEARLDWAWVPSGRKLADFGLFVTDMDSTLINIECIDEIADMQGLKPEVAAITEAAMRGEIDFRESLTRRVSLLAGLPEAALAEVYEQRLQLNPGAERLMRGLKAAGLHTVLVSGGFTYFTERLKARLGFDEAHANELETHDGRLTGRVRGPIVDGAAKAAHLRHAREHLGLKADQVIAAGDGANDIPMLTEAGFAVAYRAKPVLRTVADCRLDHVGLDGLLNLFA; from the coding sequence ATGAATCTTGTCGTGCAGGGCGAGGATGTCGATTCGGTCGCCCTGAAGAATCTCGCCAAGACTACCGGCGCGAGCGCCATCGAGCAGATCACTGCGCAGGCTTTCCGGCTCGTGGCCGGGCACGACAGCGAGCAGGTCGACAGCCTGTGCGCCGAGGCCCGGCTCGACTGGGCCTGGGTGCCGTCCGGGCGCAAGCTCGCCGACTTCGGCCTGTTCGTCACCGACATGGACTCGACGCTGATCAACATCGAGTGCATCGACGAGATCGCCGACATGCAGGGCCTGAAACCCGAGGTCGCGGCAATCACCGAAGCGGCGATGCGCGGCGAAATCGACTTCCGCGAATCCCTGACCCGCCGCGTGAGCCTGCTCGCCGGCCTGCCCGAAGCGGCGCTCGCCGAGGTCTACGAGCAGCGGCTGCAGTTGAACCCGGGCGCCGAACGCCTGATGCGCGGGCTCAAAGCCGCGGGCCTCCACACCGTGCTGGTATCGGGCGGTTTCACGTATTTCACCGAGCGCCTCAAGGCTCGGCTCGGCTTCGACGAAGCCCACGCGAACGAACTGGAAACGCACGACGGCCGCCTCACCGGCCGGGTCCGCGGTCCGATCGTCGACGGCGCCGCGAAAGCCGCGCATCTGCGTCACGCGCGCGAGCATCTGGGCCTGAAAGCCGACCAGGTGATCGCCGCCGGCGACGGCGCCAACGACATCCCGATGCTGACCGAAGCAGGCTTCGCCGTCGCCTACCGCGCGAAGCCGGTGCTGCGCACCGTCGCCGACTGCCGCCTCGACCACGTCGGCCTGGATGGTCTGCTGAACCTTTTCGCGTAG
- a CDS encoding 3-deoxy-7-phosphoheptulonate synthase: MPLAQTENLNIVAVDPMPSPEEIKARVPLTERAAATVVAGRRALHDILDRKDRRLFIVVGPCSIHDPVAGLDYAKRLKALADEVAGTMVLVMRVYFEKPRTSTGWKGFINDPYMDDSFHIEEGMEKARRFLLDVNEIGLPAATEALDPIAPQYYGDLIAWTAIGARTSESQTHREMSSGLSTPVGFKNATDGDLDVAINAIVSASHPHSFLGINGKGQSAILRTRGNRYGHVVLRGGAGRPNYDTVSISLAEQALAKAKLPLNIVVDCSHANSWKKPELQPLVMKDVVHQIREGNRSVVGLMIESFLEAGNQSIPADLSQLKYGCSVTDACIDWDTTEATIRNADSVLREALQRRSELA, encoded by the coding sequence ATGCCCCTGGCTCAAACCGAAAACCTCAATATCGTCGCCGTCGACCCGATGCCCTCGCCCGAGGAGATCAAGGCCCGCGTGCCGCTGACCGAACGCGCTGCGGCGACCGTCGTCGCCGGCCGCCGCGCACTCCACGACATCCTCGACCGCAAGGACAGGCGCCTGTTCATCGTCGTCGGCCCGTGCTCGATCCACGACCCGGTCGCCGGCCTCGATTATGCCAAGCGCCTGAAGGCGCTGGCCGACGAAGTGGCCGGAACGATGGTGCTGGTGATGCGCGTGTATTTCGAGAAGCCGCGCACCTCGACAGGCTGGAAAGGCTTCATCAACGATCCCTATATGGACGACTCGTTCCACATCGAGGAAGGCATGGAGAAGGCGCGCCGCTTCCTGCTCGACGTGAACGAGATCGGCCTTCCGGCCGCGACCGAAGCCCTCGACCCGATCGCCCCGCAGTACTACGGCGACCTGATCGCATGGACGGCGATCGGCGCGCGCACGTCGGAGTCGCAGACGCACCGCGAGATGTCGTCGGGCCTATCGACGCCGGTCGGCTTCAAGAACGCCACCGACGGCGACCTCGACGTCGCGATCAACGCGATCGTTTCCGCGTCGCATCCGCACAGCTTCCTCGGCATCAACGGCAAGGGACAGTCCGCGATCCTGCGCACGCGCGGCAACCGCTACGGCCACGTCGTGCTGCGTGGCGGGGCCGGACGGCCGAACTACGACACGGTGTCGATCTCGCTCGCCGAACAGGCGCTGGCGAAGGCGAAGCTGCCGCTGAACATCGTCGTCGACTGTTCGCACGCGAACTCGTGGAAAAAGCCCGAGCTGCAGCCGCTGGTCATGAAGGACGTGGTGCACCAGATCCGCGAGGGCAACCGCTCGGTGGTCGGGCTGATGATCGAGAGCTTCCTCGAAGCCGGCAACCAGTCGATTCCGGCCGACCTGTCGCAACTGAAGTACGGCTGTTCGGTCACCGATGCCTGCATCGACTGGGACACCACCGAGGCCACGATCCGCAACGCCGACAGCGTGCTGCGCGAAGCGTTGCAGCGCCGGAGCGAGCTCGCATGA
- a CDS encoding NAD(P)/FAD-dependent oxidoreductase produces MTPPIVILGSGLAGYTLARELRKLDRDTPLVILSRDAAGFYSKPMLSNAFSAHRSAASLVMKPVEKMAAELAAVIRPHLEVAALHPARRVVELAGGEEIPYRDLVLALGADPIRLPLGGDAAADVLSVNDLDDFARFAARLDGAKRVAVLGGGLIGCEFANDLLARDIRPTVIDIARWPLGRLLPEDTGQWFRQRLEAAGVSFRLGVSATTVSHHAGGYRLAISDGTTLDADVVLSAVGLRPRTALAAAAGLAVNRGVLTDRRLASSDPHIHALGDCAEVDGLTLPYVMPIMHQARALAATLAGTPTAVSYPAMPVVVKTPACPAVVCPPAIDAQGSWQIVASDEAGGGIEAQCLDANEKLLGFVLLGGATARKQALASRAPATLG; encoded by the coding sequence ATGACCCCACCCATCGTCATCCTCGGCAGCGGTCTCGCCGGCTACACGCTGGCACGTGAATTGCGCAAGCTCGACCGTGACACACCACTCGTCATCCTGAGCCGCGACGCGGCCGGCTTCTATTCGAAGCCGATGCTGTCGAACGCATTTTCGGCCCACCGCAGCGCCGCAAGCCTGGTGATGAAGCCGGTCGAAAAAATGGCCGCCGAGCTCGCCGCGGTGATCCGCCCCCACCTCGAGGTCGCCGCGCTCCACCCTGCCCGCCGCGTCGTCGAACTCGCCGGTGGCGAAGAAATCCCCTATCGCGACCTCGTGCTCGCGCTCGGCGCCGATCCGATCCGCCTGCCGCTCGGCGGCGACGCGGCGGCGGACGTCCTGTCGGTCAATGACCTCGACGATTTCGCCCGCTTCGCCGCGCGGCTCGACGGCGCGAAGCGCGTCGCGGTGCTCGGCGGCGGGCTGATCGGCTGCGAATTCGCCAACGACCTGCTCGCCCGCGACATCCGCCCGACAGTCATCGACATCGCCCGCTGGCCGCTCGGCAGGTTGCTGCCGGAAGACACCGGGCAGTGGTTTCGGCAGCGGCTCGAAGCGGCCGGCGTGAGCTTTCGACTCGGCGTCTCCGCCACCACGGTGTCGCACCATGCCGGCGGTTACCGGCTCGCGATCAGCGACGGCACGACGCTCGACGCCGACGTGGTGCTGTCGGCAGTCGGCCTGCGACCGCGCACCGCACTCGCCGCCGCGGCCGGCCTCGCCGTCAACCGCGGCGTGCTGACCGACCGCCGGCTGGCGAGCTCCGATCCGCATATCCACGCGCTCGGCGACTGCGCCGAAGTCGACGGCCTGACGCTGCCGTACGTGATGCCGATCATGCACCAGGCGCGCGCGCTGGCAGCGACGCTCGCCGGCACGCCGACCGCGGTCAGCTATCCGGCGATGCCGGTCGTCGTCAAGACGCCGGCATGCCCCGCGGTCGTCTGCCCGCCGGCGATCGACGCGCAGGGCAGCTGGCAGATCGTCGCCAGCGACGAGGCCGGCGGCGGCATCGAGGCGCAGTGTCTCGACGCAAACGAAAAACTCCTCGGCTTCGTCCTGCTCGGCGGCGCAACGGCGCGCAAGCAGGCGCTCGCCAGCCGCGCGCCCGCAACGCTCGGCTGA
- a CDS encoding rubredoxin — protein sequence MKTWQCVVCGFTYDEAAGLPDEGIAPGTRWEDIPNDWSCPDCGVAKADFEMVMI from the coding sequence ATGAAGACTTGGCAATGTGTTGTATGCGGTTTCACCTACGACGAAGCAGCCGGACTCCCGGACGAGGGCATCGCCCCCGGCACGCGCTGGGAAGACATCCCCAACGACTGGTCCTGCCCCGACTGCGGCGTCGCGAAGGCCGACTTCGAGATGGTCATGATCTGA
- a CDS encoding rubrerythrin family protein, whose protein sequence is MTNPFHNPQSVTIQNLEAAFAGESMAHIKYRYFAKLCREMGDEETAKVFEATADQEVMHAFGHLDLLYPKAKMTPARALQFAIEGETYEYTEMYPGFRHAAVEEGHADAVKEIDEQIVESKEHAEQFRAVLERAAKRFAALAKVEERHANHYQEALDRISA, encoded by the coding sequence ATGACAAATCCCTTCCACAACCCGCAATCGGTCACCATCCAGAACCTTGAAGCCGCGTTCGCCGGCGAGTCGATGGCGCACATCAAGTACCGCTACTTCGCCAAGCTGTGCCGCGAGATGGGCGACGAGGAAACCGCGAAGGTTTTCGAGGCGACCGCCGACCAGGAAGTGATGCACGCGTTCGGCCACCTCGACCTGCTCTACCCGAAGGCGAAAATGACCCCGGCGCGCGCGCTGCAGTTCGCGATCGAAGGCGAGACCTACGAATACACCGAGATGTACCCGGGCTTTCGCCACGCAGCCGTCGAGGAAGGCCATGCCGACGCGGTGAAGGAGATCGACGAGCAGATCGTCGAGTCGAAGGAACACGCCGAACAGTTCAGGGCCGTGCTCGAACGCGCGGCGAAGCGCTTCGCCGCGCTCGCCAAGGTCGAAGAGCGTCACGCCAACCACTACCAGGAAGCGCTCGACCGGATCTCCGCCTGA
- a CDS encoding patatin-like phospholipase family protein yields the protein MLFRSRNPAISLALQGGGAHGAFTWGVLDGLLEDGRLEFEGISGTSAGAMNAVVLAHGLLHGGRDGAREALARFWGAVAASAPFDPSAAVTNGENGNLSPGARAILAWARHYSPHELNPFDVNPLRDIVVREIDFERLRTHCRLKLFVAATHANTGKLRIFETREMTADALLASACLPALHRAVEIDGEPYWDGGYSANPAVFPLFYDCSSRDILLVLLSPLLHGETPHTVEEIRSRTLDLSFNATFLREMRMYAHAREYASRTLLPAGRLERRLKRTNFHLIEAEELLSQLPTETRLATSLRFLEMLRDQGRQHARTWLDANYGKVGQRSSVEIAELFY from the coding sequence ATGCTATTCCGTTCGCGCAATCCTGCCATCAGCCTCGCGTTGCAGGGCGGCGGCGCACATGGCGCGTTTACCTGGGGCGTGCTGGACGGCCTGCTCGAAGATGGCCGACTGGAATTCGAGGGGATCAGCGGGACCAGCGCCGGCGCAATGAATGCAGTCGTCCTCGCGCACGGGCTGTTGCACGGCGGGCGCGACGGCGCACGCGAGGCGCTCGCGCGCTTCTGGGGCGCCGTCGCCGCGAGCGCCCCCTTCGATCCGAGCGCCGCCGTCACGAACGGCGAAAACGGCAACCTGTCGCCGGGCGCCAGGGCGATACTCGCGTGGGCGCGCCACTATTCACCGCACGAACTGAACCCTTTCGACGTCAACCCGCTGCGCGACATCGTCGTGCGCGAAATCGACTTCGAGCGCCTGCGCACGCACTGCCGGCTCAAGCTCTTCGTCGCGGCGACCCATGCGAACACCGGCAAGCTGCGGATCTTCGAAACGCGCGAAATGACCGCCGACGCGCTGCTCGCGTCCGCCTGCCTGCCGGCGCTGCACCGCGCCGTCGAGATCGACGGCGAACCCTACTGGGACGGCGGCTACTCGGCGAACCCCGCAGTCTTTCCGCTGTTCTACGACTGCTCGTCGCGTGACATTCTCCTCGTCCTGCTCAGCCCGCTGCTGCACGGCGAGACGCCGCACACCGTCGAGGAGATCCGCAGCCGCACGCTCGACCTGTCGTTCAACGCGACCTTCCTGCGCGAGATGCGCATGTACGCCCACGCGCGCGAATACGCCAGCCGCACGCTGCTGCCGGCGGGACGGCTCGAGCGGCGGCTGAAGCGGACGAATTTCCATCTGATCGAAGCCGAAGAACTGCTGAGCCAGTTGCCGACCGAAACCAGGCTCGCGACGAGCCTGCGATTTCTCGAGATGCTGCGCGACCAGGGCCGGCAACATGCCCGGACGTGGCTGGACGCAAACTACGGCAAGGTCGGGCAGCGTTCGTCGGTCGAAATCGCCGAGCTGTTCTACTGA
- a CDS encoding dodecin codes for MTDQNHVYKLVELVGTSPVGVDDAIRNAIEQASQSLRHLDWFETTEIRGHIADGKIAHFQVKLKVGFRFES; via the coding sequence ATGACAGATCAGAACCACGTCTACAAACTCGTTGAGCTCGTCGGTACATCGCCCGTCGGCGTCGACGATGCGATCCGCAACGCGATCGAGCAGGCGAGCCAGTCGTTGCGGCACCTCGACTGGTTCGAAACCACCGAGATCCGGGGGCACATCGCCGACGGCAAGATCGCGCACTTCCAGGTCAAACTGAAAGTCGGGTTCCGCTTCGAGTCCTGA